TCCCGGCGGTGGGGAAGTCCGGACCGGGGATGAACTGCATCAGGTCCTGGACGGTGGCCTCCGGGTGGTCGATGAGGTGCAGCGTGCCGTCGATCACCTCGCCCATGTTGTGGGGCGGGATGTTCGTCGTCATGCCCACCGCGATGCCGCTGCTGCCGTTGACCAGCAGGTTGGGGAACTTCGAGGGCATCACGAGCGGCTCGGTGAGCGAGTCGTCGTAGTTGGGCCCGAACTCCACCGTCTCCTTGTCGATGTCCGCCAGCAGCTCCTCGGCCAGGCGGTCCATGCGCACTTCCGTGTAACGCATGGCCGCGGGCGAGTCGCCGTCGACGCTGCCGAAGTTGCCCTGCCCGTCCACCAGCAGGTAGCGCAGGCTCCACTCCTGGGCCAGGCGCACCATCGCGTCGTACACGGCGCTGTCGCCGTGCGGGTGGTACTTGCCGATCACGTCGCCCACCACGCGGGCGCTCTTCTTGTACGCGCGGTTGTGGGTGTTGCCCAGCTCGTGCATCGCGTAGAGGACGCGGCGGTGCACGGGCTTGAGGCCGTCACGCACGTCGGGCAGGGCGCGCCCGATGATGACGGACATGGAGTAGTCGAGATACGAGCGACGCATCTCGTCTTCGATGTTGACGGGGATCAGCTCGCCCGCGCTGCTCGGTCCGCTCGGCGGAGGTGCGGGGGGCGTTGCCGGCTTGTCAGTGGTGTCGTCGGCCATGGGTTTTGAGCGCTCTGGAAGGTAGGGGCGGGCCCGCCCGGAGGAGGCATCCGCCCTGCGTGGGAGCGTTCGTAACCCTCGGATCTTCCTGCGTCAACAGGGGAAACGGGGGGGTGTTGGCAGGCCTGCCCGGCAGGTGTGGGAGAGGCTAGGCAACACTCTTGGGACGCAGGGGGGCGGCAAGCCGCTCGGCCTCGGTTCCGACGGGTCCCTCCGGGTCTTTTTCCCTGGCTTTTTCGAAAGAAGCGAGGGCTCCCTCGCGGTCTCCCTTGAGCTTCAGGGCGACGCCGACGTTGAGGTGGGCGGCGGCGTTGTCGCGGTCCATGGAGAGGGCCTCGCGGAAGTGGGCGAGCGCCTGATCCACGTCACCGGACAGGAGCGCCTCCTTGCCGGCCTGGACACGCTTCTCGGAGTCGTTGATGAACTCCACCTGGAGCACGCTCTTGCCCACCACGTTGGCGACGAGCACGCGCAGGATGCCGCCCCAGTAGAAGCTGAGGCCCTCGGCGGCGACGACGGCGGCCAGCGGCAGGTCCGGCAGCAATTGCTTGCCGCGGAACTTGAAGCGCACCTTGGTGTAGCGGCCCTTGTTGGCCCAGTGGACCATCTCGCCCTGGAGCTTCTTGAGGCTCTCCTCCACGCGCTTGGGGTCGATCTCGAACGGCAGCGCGCGGCCCTTGTCCACGGGCTCGCCGGCGGGCAGCGCCTTCTGGGTGGGAGCGGCCTCGACGGGCTCGGGCTCCAGGATGGTGACCTCGGGGGCCTTGGGCGGCTCCGGGGGCCTGGCGGGCTTGGAGGGCTTGGACGCCTTGGGGGCAGCGGCGCGAGGAGCGGGCTTCTTCGCCGTGGGCTTCTTCTTCGCGGGGGCCTTGCTACGGGGTGCGGTCTTCGCCATGGGCCTACTCTAAGCCAGACGCCCCCCGCGCGCCGATCAAACGGGCAGGGCTCAGGCTCCCTCCCCTCCTGGATGGCCTCGTCCGTCAGCCTGCGCCCGCCTGCGTGCCTCCACCTTCTCGAGACGCTCGCGCAGCCGGGCCGCCTCGCGCCGCGTCTCCTCGATGGCCTTGCGCAGCGCCTGCTGCTCGCGGACATGCTGCGTGCGCTGCTGGTCGAGCTGCTCGCGTGTCTGGCGGAGCTCCTCCCGGACTTCCTTCAGCTTGTCGTTCAGGGCGCGCGTCTCGCTCATGGCCACAGCCCCTCCTCGACGGCCTGGAACAGCAGCTCGGCCAGCAGCTCCTGGCTCCGGTCCTGATCCACGAGCGGCAGGGTGAAGCGCGGCATCTGCAGGAACCGCTCGTCCTTCGCGACGTGGGGCGCTCGCCGCGCGAGCGCGTTCGCCAGGCGCTGGAGGTTCTCGAACACCGACGAGGCCAGCTCGTCCCCCAGTCCGTTGAAGTGCGTGGACTGCGTGAAGGCCAGCCGCGTCCCCTTGCCGAGCACCCAGACGAAGTTCTCCACCTGCTCCTGTCTCACCTCGACCACGCGGTGCACCCGGTGGTGGCCCATCCCCGCATGGTGATGGCTCTCCACCACGTGCTCGGTCTCCTCCTGGGTCGAGATCCGGCGTCCCCTCATCACCAGGCGCAGCTCCGGGTAACGCACCCGCAGCCTCTCGCCCAGGATGCCCTCCACGCTCAGGTGCTGCTCCTCGAGCCCGAACTGCCGCACCCTCACCCAGCCCGCCGCCGCTCGGGGCCCCACCGGGCAGCTCACCGCGAGGAAGCCCTCCGCCCGGAGCGCCGCGCGGAGCTCGGCCGCCCGCGCGATGGGCAACCGCGCCACCACCTTCGGCGACATGGGCGCCAGGCGGAACCGCACGTCCACCGGGGCGAGCTTCAACAGCCTCGACAGCACGGGCATGGCCGCCTCTTCGGAGGCTGGGTGCCGGGCGAGCGCGACGAGCGCGGTGGTGGCCTCCAACGAGCGCTCACCGCTCCCGGGCTCGGGCAGCGCGATGCCCGTGGCGGGTGGGGGAAGACTGCCCGCGGACTCGGCCTTCTGGAGACGGATGCGCAGCTCCGCCACCTCGCGCCGCGCGGCCTCCAGCTCCCGCGCCAGGGGCTCCCGCTCCCGGGCCTGGTGTGCTCGCAGCTTCTCCAGGTGCTCCTTCGTCCGGCGGAGTTCGACCTGGATCTCTTCCAACTTTTCGCGTAGCGCCCGGGTCTCGCTCATCCCGCCCGCAGCCTACCGCGCCGGGAGGCTCTCTCGCGCCACCCTGCCCTCAAGAGGCGCTACACTCGCCGCGCTCCCGCGGTCTCACCGAGCAGGCTCTCTCATGGCGGACCCGAAGGTCTCTGACATCTCGACAGCTGCCACGCCGACCCGAAACTCCGAACAGGCCACAGGTCTCGTTCCCGCCCTGACCATCGTCTCCCATCCCACGCCTCAGCGTGCCGGCGAGCGGCTGCTGCTCGGAGGGCTGAGCTCGGGCGGAACGGTGGCCATCTCCCGCCTCGGTCCCGACTTCCTGCGCCCTGGCGGCACCCTGGGCATGCCCCTGGCGGACATGTTCCTCAGCCGCAAGCCCGTGGTGTTCGAGCGCGCGGGCGAGGCGGGCGTGAGGATCCGGGTGGAGGAGGGAGGCAGCGCGGTCCGCGTGGGGGACGAGCCGCTCGTCGGCAGCCGGGACTTCGGGCCCGAGGCGCTCGCCCAGGGAGTTCCCCTCGTGCTGGCCGAGCGCATCGTGCTGCTGCTCCATCAGACGAGCTCGCCCGAGGCGGCCACCGGCGACGAGCTGGGCATGGTGGGCATGAGCGCGGGCACCCGCCGCGTGCGCGAGGACATTGCGCGCGTGGCGGACCTGAAGGTGCCCGTCCTCATCCGTGGCGAGACGGGCTCGGGCAAGGAGCTGGTCGCGCGCGCCATCCACGATCACAGCCCGCGCCGCGCCGGCCCCTTCATCAGCGTCAACCTGGGAGCGATCCCCAAGGAGCTGGCCGCCGCCGAGCTCTTCGGCGCGCGCAAGGGTGCCTTCACGGGCGCCACGCAGGATCGCGAGGGCTTCTTCCGCGCCGCCCACGGCGGCACGCTCTTCCTCGATGAGGTGGGCGAGGCTCCACCCGAGGTGCAGGTGCTGCTCCTGCGCGTGCTGGAGACGGGCGAGCTGTACCCGGTGGGCGGGCACACGCCCGTGGCCGTGGATGTGCGGCTGATCACCGCCACGGACGCCGACCTGGATGAGCGGATCCGCCAGGAGCGCTTCAAGGCCCCGCTGCTGCACCGGCTGGCGGGCTACACGATCGAGGTTCCGCCCCTGAGAGAGCGCCGGGAGGACATCGGCGTGCTCTTCCTCCACTTCGCCCGCCAGGAGCTGGAGGAGCTGGGAGAGCTCCACCGGCTGGAGGCCGCGGCCTCGCAGACAGAGCCGTGGCTGCCTCCCTCGCTGGCGGTGCGCCTGCTGCGCTTCGCCTGGCCCGGCAACGTCCGCCAGCTGCGCAACTTCACGCGGCAGATCATCATCGGCAGCCGGGGCCTGCCCGAGCTGCAGGCCAGTCCCCGGCTCGAGCAGGAGCTGGACGCCGCCACGCCACCCGTCTCCGGGCGCTCCGCCGCCGCACCGTCCGCCCCGCGACAGGAGCCGGCCGAGCCCCAGGAGCCGGCGCCTGCACGGCGCAAGCCCTCCGACGTGAGCGACGCGGAGCTGCTGGCCGCGCTGCGCGGCACCTCGTGGGACATCAAGGCCGCCGCCGAGCGACTGGGCATCACCCGCCCCTCGCTCTACATGCTGATCGATCGCAGCCCCAGCCTGCGGACGGTGGGGGACCTGAGCGCGGAGGAGATCACCCGCTGCTTCCACGAGTGCCAGGGAGATGTGGACGCGATGGTGCAGCGCCTCGAGGTCTCCAAGCGCGGGCTCCAGCGTCGCATCCGGGAGCTCGGCCTGAGCGAGTCGTGACGGAGCGCCCACGCGCCCTGGCCGTGCGCTGACACGTCAGTGACAGCCACTGCCCTGTCAGACACCCTGGCTGACGCGTCAGCCGCTCGCGAGTACCAGGGTATGGCGCGCGAGCCCTGGCACTTCGAGCCTGGACGGGCTGGTACGCTGCCTGCACTTACGTCCACGGCAACCTTCAGGAGTCGCTCGAAAGGAGCGGAGTCGATCCCATGCCCCTCACCGTCTACATCAAGACCGATAAAGTGACCTACAGCACCCCGGAGCCCCTCGTGAGACCCGGCGAGGCGGTGCACTTCGAAATGGACGGGCGGACGGACACCGTCAACGTGACGTTCGATTCGGGTAGTCCCTTCGGGACGGAGCCCAGCATCACGTTGAATGGCAGCGATCCGGCGCAGAACGCAACCGACAGGACGATCGCCACCGACGCGCGAGGGAACTATCCCTTCAGCATCATACCGGTATCGACGCCGGCGCCGGGGGGAGGAGGGATCGGAAGGATGGATCCCGACAAGCCCGGCACCGTTCATGGAGATCTGGACGTGGAGTCGGACGGGCCGCCCAAGTGGTAGGTCCTCCCTCGAGGCGGTTCCGCGAACTAGGGGCGGTCGAGCGTCACGTGCTGTGAGGCGAGCGGACTGCCCCACTCCACCATCAGGTTGGGGTTGTCGGTGAGCGCTCGCTCCAACTCGCCCCGGGCCTCGCTCCGCCAGTCCCGCCGCTGGGTCAGGGGAGCGGGGCTCTCCGCCAGCGCCATGAGCAGGCTGGAGCGAGCGGCCCGCGCATGCGCCCACCGGGGCCGAGCCGCCAGCGCCTGATGGATGAGCTCGAGCCCCCGCCGCAGCACCGGAGCGGGCTCTCCTCCCGTCGTCGCCAGCCACAGCGCCCAGTCCCGGTGGAGCAGGGCCGCGGAGAGCCGGTACTCCTGCCACTCGGGGTCCGCCTCCACCGCCTGCTGGAAGGCCTGGGCCGCCTGCTCGAAGTCCTCGCTCCGGGCCCGTCCCTGCCGCGCCAACCAGCGCGCCTGATCTCCGCGAAGCTCCCCCAGGTACCGCAGGGCGTAGCCCATGCCCGGGCGAAGCTCGAGCGCATGGCGCAGCGCCTCCGTGCCCTGAGCGAGCTCCGCGCGAGGCTCCCTTCCCTGGCGCAGCGCCCACAGGGCCTGAAGGTGGGAGAGCTTGCCCAGGTTGGCCCAGAACTGGGCGTTGCGTGGCAGCTTCTCCAGCGCCTGGCGATAGGCCGTCGCGGCCGCCAGGGTGCTGGCGCTCGGGTCCTCTCCCCGGCGGAGCTGGTACAGGGCCCGGAAGGCGTGGACCTCGGCGAGGTTGTTGGAGAGGAAGGCCTGCTGCGGAGCCAGGGACCGCGCCTTCTCGAGGGCCGCCTGGGCCTGGTCTAGCAGCGCAAAGGCGTCTCCCCCGTCCTCCCAGGCCAGCTCGGCCTTCCACATGAGCGCGCCGGCCAGCACGTCGTGGAACTGCGAGAGCTTGCCGTTGATGGCGAGCCCCTTGCCGAACAGCTCGATCGCCTGTTCCAGCTCCGGGCTGGGCCCTTCTCCCCGGTTGTACAGGCGGCGCGCCCTCAGCTCATGCACCTGCCCGCCGTAGTAGTAGGGAGCGTAGTGCCCCGGGTCGATGCTCCGGGCCCGCTCGAGCGCCACCCGGGCCTGCTCGAGGTCGGCATCGGCGTCGGGGGTGCTCGGGTTCGACGCACGCTTGAAGTACGCGGTGCCCAGGTTGAGCCAGGCGTCCATCCGGCTCGCGTCGAGCTCGATGGCGGCGAGGTAGGCGGCGATCGCCTGGGAGCGGTGCTCGAGTGAGTCCGCGCCGCGCTGCTCCTCGGCGTCCGCCCAGACCTTGAAGCTGTGTCCCCGCTCGGTGTGGAAGACGAAGTCGCGGTCCTGCGGTCGGACGCGCTCGAAGGCCGCGATGGCATCCCGGAGCTGCTCGCTCGGATCCTCGCCCCGCCCCTGGCGGTAGGCGGCCCAGCGGCGCAGGACATAGGCCCGCTCCATGAGGAGGCGGGGGTGCTCGGAGCCACCCAACTCGGGCGCTCGGAGGGTGGCGAGCGCCTTCTCCAGCAGCGGGAGCACCTCTCCGCCCTGCTGGGCCACCTGCTCCGCCATCCGCCGGTGGAGCTGCGACTCCAGCACCCGGGCCTTGACGTGGTCCGGCGCGACGGTGAGCGCGCGCCCCACCGCCTCCAGCCCCTTCTCGTAGTAGGGCCGGACCTCCCCCTGGCCATAGAGCTCCAGGGTCATCGCGGTGAGCTCCAGCCGCGCCAGTCCGCTGTAGGCAGCGGGCTCGCTCTCGCCGATGTCGGCGGCGGTGGCCAGGGAATGCCGGGTCGCCTCGAGATCCGCCAGGGCCCCGGCGCGATCGCCCTGGTTCAGGCGCACGGTGGCCCTGTCGAGCAGGATGTCGCCGCGCAGCAGGGGGGCTTCGTAGAACCAGGGGTTCGCGATGCCGGGGGCCTCCAGGTGCTTCAGCGCTTCCTCGTGGCGTCCCTCGTAGAAGGCCAGGAGCGCGGCCACGTACTCGGGAGGAGCCACCTCGGCCCCCTGGCTCTGACGCAGATAGCCGAGCGCCGGATCCCGGAAGCCACGCTCGAGCTCGCGGCGGCGGGCCTCGCGCTGCTCGGCGTTGCGGATGCGGCCCGCCTCCAGGAGCTGATCCCGGTAGAGCTGTCCGAGCGTCAGCGCCAGCGCGTAGGCCACCCGAGGCTCGCGATAGCCGCGCTGCCAGGCGGACTCGAGCCGCGCGCGAGCGCCTTCGGTGTCTCCCAGCGCGAGCAGGGCCCGGCCCAGCGCATAGGAGCCGGGGCCCTCGGCCCGCTCTCCGCCCTCGCGCACCTCGGCCTCCAGCTCGCGCATGCTGGCCTGGAGCGCCTGGCGATCGGCGCGCGTGTCATGCAGCGGAGCCATGGAGGAGTAGCGCACCATGGCCTCGATGCGCTCCACCCGCTCGGTGAGGCCGCGGGAGATGCGCTCGCTGAGCACCGCCTCGCGTCGGGCGAGGATGACCTGGCCGGCGGCCACGCCCATCACCATGAACGTCGCGGAGCCCAGGGCCACCGCGAGCCGGTGCTTGCGAGCCTTCTTGCGCAGCCGGTACCAGGCGCCCGCCGCGCGCGCGAGCACTGGCTCTCCCGAGAGGAACCGCTCCAGGTCCTCGGCCAGGGCTCGCGCCGAGTCGTAGCGTGCGGAGCGCTCCTTCTCGAGGCACTTGAGGACGATGGCCTCCAGATCCAGCGGCAGGTCGGGCACCAGGGCCCGAGGCGGGCGCGGCTCCTCGGACTGGATGCGGTTGACCACCTCCAGGGCGTTGATGCCGGCGAAGGGCGGCTGGCCGGTGAGCACCTGATAGAGCGTGGCGCCCAGGCTGTAGACGTCCACGCGCCGATCCAGCTGAGCCACCTCGCCCCGGGCCTGCTCCGGAGCCATGTAGTGGGGCGTGCCCAGCACCGCGCCCGTGGCCGTGTGCTCGCCGTGCCAGTCGCGCGCCAGGCCAAAGTCCATCACGTACGGCTTGAGGCCGCCGTCCTCGGTGCGCTCCACCAGCACGTTGGAGGGCTTGAGATCGCGGTGGATGAGGCCCGCGCGATGGGCCGCGTGCACGCCCTCGGCGACGTCGCGCATCACCCGGATCTTCTGCTCCAGGGGAAGCTCGGGAGCGACGTGGCTGAGCGAACGTCCCTCCACGTACTGCATGGCGATGTAGGCGCGGCCTCGGACCTCGCCGACCTCGTACATCTCGCAGACGCGCTCGTGGTGGACACGGGCCTGGGCGCGGGCCTCGGAGAGAAAGCGCTGCGCGAGCTCGGGGCTCCCATCCCTCACGAACTTGAGCGCCACGTTGCGGCGCAGGCGCGGATCATACGCGAGGAACACCTGCCCCATGCCGCCCTGGCCCAGGAAGCGCACCGGCTGGTAGCGCTCCCAGTTCGGCAGCGGGAAGACGGGCTCCGTGGGAGAGGCAGCCGGGGTGGCGGCTCCCGGCTGTCGGGTGGGAGGCTCCTCGGGCTGCGCCCCGGCTCCCTGCGGGGACTCACGCTGGAGGTCTCCCCGCAGGGAGGAGAGAGTCTCGGGGGAGAGCTGGCCCCGCTCCAGCAGGAGCTCCAGGGGGCTGCGTCCCAGGCGGAGCACCTCCGCGCGCAGGGGCTCGAGCTGGTCCCGGGACAGAACGCCCTCCACCAGCGCCAGGTGGAGCTCGTCCTCGTACTCGGGACGCATCGAACTCGACGGATTCACGCCACGAGCATACGGATTTCCCTGGGGTGTACGGAACCACCGGAAGGGTTTCGCGGCGTGTCAGCGCTGACACTGCCGTGACAGTGCGAAGAAATGACACGTCAGCCGCCGTGTCACCCGGGTGGGCTCGCTGGGCCTGGGAGGGAGACTTCGAGCAGGCGAGCAGGCACGTGGTATGCACAGCCATCGCGTGCACCCTGACACGGCTCGGCCACGCAGGCTGATCCGACTCCCAACCCGGAGACGAACCCATGAACACCCCGACCCTGTTTCGCATCCGCTGGCTGACTGGCCTGGCGGCCCTGCTGTCGCTGACCGCCTGCGGCGAGGACACCGAGGAGACGCCCCCGCCCCAGGAGCTGGTCTGCGACGCGGAGACCTACTCCGCGGGCGTCCGCGACGCCGCCGAGCCGGACTCGGAGGACGTCTACACGGGCCTGTGGGCGATCAGCCCGTCCAACCCGAAGCTGACCTGGAACGCGGACAAGACGGCGGTGAAGATGGCGGTGTACACCACCTTCACCGGCTACCAGGCGGGAGACAACGTCCTGTCGCGCGAGGTGTGGGTGACCGCGGCGCCCCAGGTGCAGGAGCTGTGCAAGACGCTCCCCGCGGAGCAGATCGTCCCGCGCATCAATCAGTTCCTCGGCCTGCCCCCGGCCACCGCGGCGGACAACGCGCGCTTCTTCGTGGAGATGTGGGTGAAGCCCGGGGACATGTTCCGGCCGTGTCCGGACGCGGAGATCGACGACACCTCGTGCAGCCTGACGTTCCCGGCCACGGCCACCAACGAGCACAAGGCCTGGATGAACGGCAACTACGCGTACAGCTACGGCTTCTGGCAGAAGACGCTCTACCCGTGGACGGGGCTGGGCTACACCTACGACTGGTGCAACGCCGAGACGCACGTGGGCGGCAGCGAGTTCGTCATCCGCGCCGGCTCCACCGTCACCGTGACGGGCCAGTTCGACCGGGCCACCTACTGCGCTCCGTAGGGCCGTGCATCCGGAGGGAGGCGCTCAGCCAGGTACCATGATGCACCTGGCCAGCAGCGCTCCCTCTTCGGTCCACAGCTCCGCTCAGCCGAGCTGCTTCAGCAGCTGCTCGGCCTGCTGGCGGATGGAGGCCTCCAGCGTCGGCCCGCGCCCCACCAGCTCGGCCGCCAGCTCCTTCGCCTTCGCCTTGTCGCCCAGCTTCACGCACGCCAGCGCCAGGTTGAGCCGCGGCTCGGGACGCTCCGGATCCCTCCGGTGGGCCTCCTCCAGCGCCGCGCGCGCCTGCTTCGCCGCATCCGGCAGCTCCGGCGTGCGCATCAGCAGGTTGCCCAGGTTGTTCGCCGGCGCCCAGTCGTTCGGATCCAGCTCCATGGCCGCGCGCCACGCCGCCGCCGCGCCCTCCGGATCCGGCGGGTTCATCCCCTCGTAGATCATCGCCTCCACCGAGCGGCTCTGCACCGTGGCCTGGCCCCGCTCGGCCAGCGCCTGGCACAGCGACAGCGCATCTCCGAACCGCCCCTGCGCCATCCGGAACCGGGCCAGGTTGCCGATCGCGCTCGGGTGGTTCGGCTGCAGCTTCGCCAGCTTCTCCGCCACGTCCGCCGCGCCCGCGATGTCCCCCTTGCCCGCCAGCACGTTGCTCAGCGTCTGCAGCAGGTACTCATCCTCCGGGAACGCCTTCAGCCCCTGGCGCAGGATGTCCTCCGCCGCGTCCAGCTCCCCGCCCGCCTGCAGCGCGATCGCGAACACCACGTACGAAGGGATGTGCGCCGGGTTCAGCTTGAGCGACGTCTGCAGGTGCTCGAAGGCCTCCGCCAGCTGCCCCAGCGCGAACAGCACCCGCGCCAGCTGGAAGTGGTACACGCCCATCCCCGGCTCGAGCTCCACCGCCTTCTGCAGCGCCTTGCGCGCCAGCTCGTTCTCCTCCGCCTCCGCCAGCAGGAAGCCCACGCCGTACAGCGCCTCCGCCCGCGGCGGATCCTCCGCCAGCTTCAGGTAGATGGCGCCCGCGGCCTTCGGATCTCCCTTCCGCATGAGGAGCGCGGCCCGCACCAGCATCGCGTCCGCCTCGTCATCCCTGGTGCCTCCCGCGGCCTGGTGCAGCAGCGCTTCCGCCCGCTGCTCCTCGCCCTCGAGCGCCGCCAGCTTCGCCAGCGCGAGCAGGGCTCGGCGGTCCTTCGGGTCGCGCTTGAGTGCCGCCTCGGCCTCCGCTCGCCCCATCTCCAGATCGCCTGACTTCAGGAGGGTCTCAAAAGAACGTGGAGTGCTCATGGGTCCCAGATAACAGAAAAGGGGCAGATGACGCGAGCCGCGCCCCTGCCCCTCGATGCTGCGTGGAAGATGCGTTGGACTTCACCCCGCTCCGGCGGCGACGCTCACCTGGCGCGCGCCGCCGGTCGGGACTCGGCTCACCAGCCGCTGAAGATCTTCTTGACGGCGTTGCCCACCGCCTTGCCCACCGACTTCACGCCGTCGGCGATCGCCTGGCCCGCCTCCTTCACCGCGTTGCCCACGTTGGAGGCCGCGCCCTTGAAGAAGTCGCCCACCTTCTTGCCGACGTTCTTCACCAGCTCGAGCGGCTTCTTGACGATGTTCTTGACCGCCTCGCCGATCTTCTTGAAGTTGATGTCGACGCCGAAGCCCAGCTTGAAGCCCAGGCCGAGCGCCGCGCCGATCTCGAAGCGCGCCTTGAAGCGGCCGTTCTCCAGGCCGATGTGCGCCTTGGCCGAGACACCCACGCCGGCCCAGGCCTCCGCGCTGCCGTGCAGGCCGCCGTACTCGCCCAGGCTCACGTTGCCCGAGACACCCGCGCGGGCGCCCAGGAACGCATCGCCACCGGCCTCCAGCGCGTACTTGCCGTTGATCGGGTCGATCGTCAGGTCACCGTGCGCGTTGGCCTTGGCGCCGACGTAGACGTTGCCCTGGCCCTCGGCGGACACCGGGCCGAGCTTGGCGCGGAAGTCCGCCGCCGCGTCGATCAGCGTGGCCTGCGCGTGCACCTCGCCGTGCAGCTTGGCCGCGCCGTTCTCGAACGTCGCCGAGCCGTAGCCGTTCACGCCGGCCTCGAGCACGCTGGCCTTGTAGTTACCGGAGACGATGCCGTTCGGGTCGCCGAAGCTGCCCTCCTTCTTCGCCACCGCCACGCTCTTCTCGAAGCTGCCCTCCTTGGTCAGCTTCGGGAGCTTGCCCAGCAGGCCCGCCAGCGCCCCGCCAAAGCCCGTGGTCCCCAGCTTCGGGGTGTTCATCGGACGGTCGGTCGTATAGGTCTTGTTCCAGTTGCGGTTGATCTCCCCGCTGCGCTCGAAGCTGCTCTGCAGGTGATCCGGCAGCCGCGACGACTTCGGCTGCGCAACGGTGTTCTTCTCGGGAGTCGCCGCAGGCTTGTTCTCCTGCGTGACGGAACGATTGACCAGGCCAGAGCCAGACGAATTCGTGGAGCGGACGGACATGACGGCAACCTCGTTGGAATGAGTCGTTGCTGGATTATCGCAGGCTTGTGAAACGGGTTGCGTCGGATCCGGGACATTGGAGCCGCTACGGTTCTCACCTGAAGAGAAAACCTACAGCCTGGCCGCGAACCAGCGAGCGACGAGATGCATGCCGAAGGCTACCACCAGCAGGATCAGCCCCACCAGGGCACGTGAGAAGTCCAGAGGATGGAGCCCTGGCTCGAGCACGGATTCGGTGGGATCCCCTGGGTTGTAGTAGACCCGGACCTGCTGACCAGGCAGGTAGCGCGCGAGTGTGGACTGCACCCCCGCCTCGTTGCTGGTCTCCGTCGGGCCCAGGCGTACAACCGTCGAGCCGATATGGACCCGGCCCACGGAATATTCGTAGTGGATGCGGGCCTCGTAGTGGATGCGCGAGCCGCCTCCGGCCTCCTCGGGCATCTGCCGGCTGTGCTGGAGCTCCTCGGCGGAGACGACGGTGCCGGGCGCGGTGGGCCAGCGGCGGGTCCGCGCTGACCTCCAGGCATCACGAAGGCCCGCGACGAGCAGCGCGAGGCCGACGGCGCCGAACACCGCGCAAATGACGTGGATCAGGATCCAGAGAATCCGCACGGGCCCACCCTAGCAGAGGGGCGACCCGCCAGGCGCCTCGGAAGCTCAGGACCCGGCAGGTGGGGGACTCCCGGGTGGGCGGCGCGGCAGCTCCACCGTGAAGACGGAGCCCTTGCCCGGCTCGCTCCGCACGTGGATGCGGCCGCCCATGGCGTCGAGGATCTGCCGGACGATCCACAGCCCCAGGCCGAAGCCGCTGTAGTGCCGCTCGCTGGCCAGCCGCTCGAAGCGCTGGAAGAGCCGGGCCTGGTCCTCGGCCGAGATGCCGATGCCCTGGTCCCGCACCACCACCCGGGCCCACTGCGCGTCCGCGGTGAGCTCGAGCTCGATGGGCAGCCCGTGCCCGTACTTGATGGCGTTCGACAGCAGGTTCTGGAGGATCTGCTCGACGCGCAGCCTGTCCCAGTGCCCCACCACCGCCGACTCCGGAGCGCTCAGCCGCAGCTCGCACTC
The nucleotide sequence above comes from Hyalangium gracile. Encoded proteins:
- a CDS encoding serine/threonine-protein kinase, which translates into the protein MRPEYEDELHLALVEGVLSRDQLEPLRAEVLRLGRSPLELLLERGQLSPETLSSLRGDLQRESPQGAGAQPEEPPTRQPGAATPAASPTEPVFPLPNWERYQPVRFLGQGGMGQVFLAYDPRLRRNVALKFVRDGSPELAQRFLSEARAQARVHHERVCEMYEVGEVRGRAYIAMQYVEGRSLSHVAPELPLEQKIRVMRDVAEGVHAAHRAGLIHRDLKPSNVLVERTEDGGLKPYVMDFGLARDWHGEHTATGAVLGTPHYMAPEQARGEVAQLDRRVDVYSLGATLYQVLTGQPPFAGINALEVVNRIQSEEPRPPRALVPDLPLDLEAIVLKCLEKERSARYDSARALAEDLERFLSGEPVLARAAGAWYRLRKKARKHRLAVALGSATFMVMGVAAGQVILARREAVLSERISRGLTERVERIEAMVRYSSMAPLHDTRADRQALQASMRELEAEVREGGERAEGPGSYALGRALLALGDTEGARARLESAWQRGYREPRVAYALALTLGQLYRDQLLEAGRIRNAEQREARRRELERGFRDPALGYLRQSQGAEVAPPEYVAALLAFYEGRHEEALKHLEAPGIANPWFYEAPLLRGDILLDRATVRLNQGDRAGALADLEATRHSLATAADIGESEPAAYSGLARLELTAMTLELYGQGEVRPYYEKGLEAVGRALTVAPDHVKARVLESQLHRRMAEQVAQQGGEVLPLLEKALATLRAPELGGSEHPRLLMERAYVLRRWAAYRQGRGEDPSEQLRDAIAAFERVRPQDRDFVFHTERGHSFKVWADAEEQRGADSLEHRSQAIAAYLAAIELDASRMDAWLNLGTAYFKRASNPSTPDADADLEQARVALERARSIDPGHYAPYYYGGQVHELRARRLYNRGEGPSPELEQAIELFGKGLAINGKLSQFHDVLAGALMWKAELAWEDGGDAFALLDQAQAALEKARSLAPQQAFLSNNLAEVHAFRALYQLRRGEDPSASTLAAATAYRQALEKLPRNAQFWANLGKLSHLQALWALRQGREPRAELAQGTEALRHALELRPGMGYALRYLGELRGDQARWLARQGRARSEDFEQAAQAFQQAVEADPEWQEYRLSAALLHRDWALWLATTGGEPAPVLRRGLELIHQALAARPRWAHARAARSSLLMALAESPAPLTQRRDWRSEARGELERALTDNPNLMVEWGSPLASQHVTLDRP
- a CDS encoding periplakin; its protein translation is MSETRALNDKLKEVREELRQTREQLDQQRTQHVREQQALRKAIEETRREAARLRERLEKVEARRRAQADGRGHPGGEGA
- a CDS encoding tetratricopeptide repeat protein → MSTPRSFETLLKSGDLEMGRAEAEAALKRDPKDRRALLALAKLAALEGEEQRAEALLHQAAGGTRDDEADAMLVRAALLMRKGDPKAAGAIYLKLAEDPPRAEALYGVGFLLAEAEENELARKALQKAVELEPGMGVYHFQLARVLFALGQLAEAFEHLQTSLKLNPAHIPSYVVFAIALQAGGELDAAEDILRQGLKAFPEDEYLLQTLSNVLAGKGDIAGAADVAEKLAKLQPNHPSAIGNLARFRMAQGRFGDALSLCQALAERGQATVQSRSVEAMIYEGMNPPDPEGAAAAWRAAMELDPNDWAPANNLGNLLMRTPELPDAAKQARAALEEAHRRDPERPEPRLNLALACVKLGDKAKAKELAAELVGRGPTLEASIRQQAEQLLKQLG
- a CDS encoding sigma 54-interacting transcriptional regulator — translated: MADPKVSDISTAATPTRNSEQATGLVPALTIVSHPTPQRAGERLLLGGLSSGGTVAISRLGPDFLRPGGTLGMPLADMFLSRKPVVFERAGEAGVRIRVEEGGSAVRVGDEPLVGSRDFGPEALAQGVPLVLAERIVLLLHQTSSPEAATGDELGMVGMSAGTRRVREDIARVADLKVPVLIRGETGSGKELVARAIHDHSPRRAGPFISVNLGAIPKELAAAELFGARKGAFTGATQDREGFFRAAHGGTLFLDEVGEAPPEVQVLLLRVLETGELYPVGGHTPVAVDVRLITATDADLDERIRQERFKAPLLHRLAGYTIEVPPLRERREDIGVLFLHFARQELEELGELHRLEAAASQTEPWLPPSLAVRLLRFAWPGNVRQLRNFTRQIIIGSRGLPELQASPRLEQELDAATPPVSGRSAAAPSAPRQEPAEPQEPAPARRKPSDVSDAELLAALRGTSWDIKAAAERLGITRPSLYMLIDRSPSLRTVGDLSAEEITRCFHECQGDVDAMVQRLEVSKRGLQRRIRELGLSES
- a CDS encoding tetratricopeptide repeat protein; the protein is MAKTAPRSKAPAKKKPTAKKPAPRAAAPKASKPSKPARPPEPPKAPEVTILEPEPVEAAPTQKALPAGEPVDKGRALPFEIDPKRVEESLKKLQGEMVHWANKGRYTKVRFKFRGKQLLPDLPLAAVVAAEGLSFYWGGILRVLVANVVGKSVLQVEFINDSEKRVQAGKEALLSGDVDQALAHFREALSMDRDNAAAHLNVGVALKLKGDREGALASFEKAREKDPEGPVGTEAERLAAPLRPKSVA